The following are encoded in a window of Variovorax paradoxus genomic DNA:
- a CDS encoding HNH endonuclease, with protein MKVLKLSAQGLPQSWISLEQAVIHYAADEVRWEVGAQVAVFRGGHNAITGEQSQIAINSIIGTKGVPRINPFAQRPGLTNSKLFSRDRNICAYCGGHFHEDELTREHIIPFAQRGIDTWMNVVTACKPCNHRKSSRTPEQANMPLLYAPYVPSLWEDFILRNRRILADQMEFLMAHLPQSSRLHDI; from the coding sequence GTGAAGGTCTTGAAGCTGTCGGCCCAAGGGCTGCCCCAGTCATGGATATCGCTGGAACAGGCGGTGATCCACTACGCAGCGGACGAAGTCCGCTGGGAAGTGGGCGCGCAGGTGGCCGTGTTCCGTGGCGGCCACAACGCGATCACGGGCGAGCAGTCGCAGATTGCGATCAACAGCATCATCGGCACCAAGGGCGTGCCGCGCATCAACCCCTTCGCGCAGCGTCCGGGCCTCACCAACAGCAAGCTGTTCTCGCGCGACCGCAACATCTGCGCCTACTGCGGCGGCCACTTCCACGAAGACGAACTCACGCGCGAGCACATCATTCCGTTCGCGCAGCGCGGCATCGACACCTGGATGAACGTGGTCACGGCCTGCAAGCCCTGCAACCACCGCAAGAGCAGCCGCACGCCCGAGCAGGCGAACATGCCGCTGCTGTATGCGCCTTATGTGCCGAGCCTGTGGGAAGACTTCATCCTGCGCAACCGCCGCATCCTGGCGGACCAGATGGAATTCTTGATGGCGCACCTGCCGCAGTCGTCCCGGTTGCACGACATCTGA